A single Cucumis melo cultivar AY chromosome 4, USDA_Cmelo_AY_1.0, whole genome shotgun sequence DNA region contains:
- the LOC103503512 gene encoding protein NRT1/ PTR FAMILY 7.3-like, whose amino-acid sequence MACLEICNENLQGGETKEEREVCTLDGTIDWHGQPAIRSKSGGWVAGIIILLNQGLATLAFFGVGVNLVLFLTRVLQQNNADAANSVSKWTGTVYIFSLVGAFLSDSYWGRYKTCAIFQIIFVIGLVSLSITSQLFLIKPKGCGDEDTPCESHSRLGNALFYLSIYLIALGNGGYQPNIATLGADQFDEEDSTEGHSKVAFFSYFYLALNLGSLFSNTILGYFEDEGVWALGFWVSTGSAFAALVLFLCGTPRYRHFKASGNPLSRFCQVIVAAAKKSTVKMPASEDELYSLDAKDCSMNRGRRILHTHGFKFLDRAAYISSRDLDNQGRGIDNPWRLCPITQVEEVKCILRLLPIWLCTIIYSVVFTQMASLFVEQGAAMKTVISNFHIPPASMSSFDILSVAVFIFLYRRVLEPLAGKLRKSDSKGLTELQRMGIGLIIAVMAMVSAGIVECYRLKYAKGDCTHCEGSSSLSIFWQVPQYAFIGASEVFMYVGQLEFFNAQTPDGLKSFGSALCMTSISLGNYVSSLLVTMVMKISTEDHMPGWIPGNLNRGHLDRFYFLLAGLTAIDFAVYILCARWYKCIKLEGRCEENEDLEHNKV is encoded by the exons ATGGCTTGCTTGGAGATTTGTAATGAG AATTTGCAGGGTGGGGAGacaaaagaagagagagaagttTGTACACTTGATGGGACTATTGATTGGCATGGCCAACCTGCTATCAGATCAAAATCTGGAGGATGGGTTGCTGGAATCATTATACTCT TGAATCAAGGTCTTGCAACTCTTGCGTTCTTCGGAGTTGGTGTGAACTTAGTGCTGTTCCTGACAAGGGTTTTGCAGCAAAACAATGCCGATGCAGCCAACAGTGTGAGCAAATGGACCGGAACAGTGTACATCTTCTCTCTTGTTGGGGCTTTCCTCAGTGATTCATACTGGGGAAGGTACAAAACTTGTGCCATTTTTCAGATCATCTTTGTCATT GGACTGGTTTCACTTTCCATAACATCACAGCTCTTTCTGATCAAACCAAAAGGTTGTGGGGATGAGGACACCCCATGCGAGTCGCATTCAAGATTGGGGAATGCATTGTTTTACCTCTCCATTTACCTTATTGCACTGGGAAACGGGGGATATCAACCAAATATTGCCACATTGGGAGCAGACCAATTTGATGAAGAGGACTCCACCGAGGGGCACTCAAAAGTGGCATTCTTTAGCTACTTTTACTTGGCGCTTAACTTGGGTTCTCTCTTCTCAAACACCATTTTAGGGTACTTTGAAGATGAAGGAGTGTGGGCTCTGGGCTTCTGGGTGTCAACTGGCTCAGCTTTTGCAGCATTGGTGTTGTTTCTTTGTGGAACCCCAAGGTACAGACACTTCAAGGCAAGCGGCAACCCTCTCTCAAGGTTCTGCCAAGTCATTGTTGCTGCAGCTAAAAAATCAACGGTCAAGATGCCAGCAAGTGAAGATGAATTATACAGTCTTGATGCTAAGGACTGTTCAATGAACCGTGGTAGAAGGATACTTCACACCCATGGATTCAA GTTTCTGGATAGGGCAGCATATATCTCATCAAGAGATTTAGATAACCAAGGACGAGGCATTGACAATCCATGGCGCCTCTGTCCCATCACACAAGTGGAAGAGGTCAAGTGCATTTTAAGATTACTTCCTATTTGGCTCTGCACCATAATCTACTCTGTGGTCTTCACTCAAATGGCTTCCCTCTTTGTCGAGCAAGGCGCTGCCATGAAAACTGTTATTTCAAACTTTCATATCCCACCTGCAAGCATGTCCAGCTTTGACATTCTCAGTGTCGCAGttttcattttcctttaccGGCGAGTCCTCGAACCACTTGCAGGGAAACTCAGAAAATCAGATTCTAAAGGGCTTACTGAGCTTCAGAGAATGGGAATCGGTCTCATCATAGCAGTGATGGCAATGGTTTCAGCAGGAATTGTAGAGTGTTATAGACTAAAGTATGCTAAAGGCGACTGCACACACTGTGAAGGCTCAAGCTCCTTAAGCATCTTTTGGCAGGTTCCACAGTATGCATTTATAGGAGCTTCTGAGGTTTTCATGTACGTGGGACAATTGGAGTTCTTCAATGCACAAACCCCGGATGGATTAAAAAGCTTTGGTAGTGCACTTTGTATGACATCAATCTCTTTGGGGAATTATGTCAGTAGCCTTCTGGTCACTATGGTTATGAAAATATCTACAGAGGACCACATGCCAGGATGGATTCCAGGAAACCTGAACAGAGGTCATCTAGATAGATTTTACTTCCTCTTAGCTGGATTGACTGCAATTGACTTTGCAGTGTATATTCTGTGTGCTAGATGGTACAAATGTATCAAATTGGAGGGCAGGTGTGAAGAAAATGAAGACCTGGAGCACAACAAGGTCTGA
- the LOC103503513 gene encoding beta-amyrin 11-oxidase-like, whose translation MMEMLSVCVIVGSVLGVYFFVRKLNEIWHLVKLGRRVYKSLPPGDLGWPLIGSSLSFYRAFKAGGDPDSFIHRLISRNGRVGMYKSCLYGRPTIIVTDPEICRGIYLDDEKFKPNYPKLVKLLEVNGLFSRMDHKTAYRIMASPLNGYEILSKHVSFIDEIMSKGLEEWSTMKEPIELLSEIGSLLFKAIVRIFLGNEIPIPTLNKLEAMYKRLGPAILSILPYDLPGTQGMVYKARKEIGNILDCVIEEKRRVLERKKETKDQLVQCQMDKLIVAIDENGKRLYDNNAIIDLFLGLLHAGHHTPAYAAMWAVVQISQNSHVFQKAKEEQEFIMKERPSSRKGLSFKEIKQMKYLMKFVNELLRRYTIAVASFREATTNVYINDYTIPKGWTVTIWTRAIHMDPQMYSNPQEFDPSRWDNYTPKPGEYLPFGIGSRFCPGSELTKLYITILLHHFILNYKMERVNPICDTTHLPAPKLVDNCLCRIIKLPY comes from the exons ATGATGGAAATGTTAAGTGTTTGTGTGATTGTTGGAAGTGTTTTAGGGGTTTACTTCTTTGTGAGGAAACTAAATGAAATATGGCATTTGGTTAAGTTAGGAAGAAGAGTTTACAAATCACTTCCTCCTGGTGATTTGGGATGGCCACTTATTGGCTCTTCGTTGTCCTTTTACAGAGCGTTTAAAGCTGGTGGTGATCCAGATTCTTTCATTCATCGTCTTATTTCAAG GAATGGAAGAGTTGGAATGTACAAAAGCTGCCTCTATGGAAGACCAACAATCATCGTAACAGACCCAGAAATATGTAGAGGAATATACTTGGACGACGAAAAGTTCAAACCAAATTATCCAAAATTAGTGAAATTATTAGAAGTAAATGGTCTTTTCTCAAGGATGGATCACAAAACGGCCTATAGAATAATGGCGTCTCCCTTAAATGGGTATGAGATATTATCTAAACATGTGAGTTTCATTGATGAAATAATGAGCAAAGGGTTAGAGGAATGGAGCACAATGAAAGAACCCATTGAATTGTTGAGTGAAATTGGAAGTTTACTCTTTAAAGCCATTGTTCGTATCTTTTTAGGGAATGAAATTCCTATCCCTACATTGAATAAGCTTGAAGCAATGTACAAACGCTTGGGTCCAGCAATTTTGTCCATTCTTCCTTACGATTTGCCTGGCACTCAAGGTATGGTATACA AGGCAAGAAAAGAGATAGGAAATATCTTAGACTGTGTGAtagaggaaaaaagaagagttctagaaaggaagaaagaaacaAAGGATCAATTAGTGCAATGCCAAATGGACAAACTAATTGTGGCAATTGATGAAAATGGGAAAAGATTATATGACAATAATGCCATTATAGATTTGTTTCTTGGACTGTTGCATGCTGGCCATCATACACCAGCTTATGCTGCTATGTGGGCTGTTGTGCAAATCTCTCAAAATTCTCATGTCTTCCAAAAAGCTAAG GAAGAGCAAGAGTTTATTATGAAAGAAAGACCATCTTCTCGAAAGGGATTGAGTTTTAAAGAAATCAAACAAATGAAATATCTCATGAAG TTCGTTAATGAGCTACTAAGACGATATACAATAGCTGTCGCAAGTTTTCGAGAGGCAACAACAAATGTATACATCAATG acTACACCATACCTAAAGGGTGGACAGTAACGATTTGGACGAGAGCTATTCATATGGATCCTCAAATGTATTCAAATCCTCAAGAATTTGATCCATCAAGATGGgat AATTATACACCAAAGCCAGGAGAATACCTTCCTTTTGGAATTGGAAGTAGGTTTTGTCCAGGAAGTGAACTTACAAAGCTTTATATTACAATCTTACTTCATCATTTTATCCTCAATTACAA AATGGAAAGAGTTAATCCAATATGTGACACCACTCACTTACCTGCCCCCAAGCTAGTAGACAACTGTCTTTGCAGAATTATCAAACTCCCATATTGA
- the LOC103504002 gene encoding beta-amyrin 11-oxidase-like, whose translation MQVWSFTSYSRMEMISVCVIIGVVLGVSLLVFRRLNELWYSVKLGGRAYKSLPPGDLGWPVIGSSFSSYKTFMVQEDPISFIQSLHSRYGEGGIYKTHLYGKPTVIATDPEICRRIYLDEAKFKQHNPESVKILEGSSGDFSKMDHKIAYKVVATPMNGSEVLSNYVDFIEEVIAKGLEEWSSMLREPIKLLDEIGSLFFKVITKVFLGSRLDAKTMVELHALYKELSFAMVMSTFPYDFPGFTFHQAFKARKKIENIIQGVVEEKRSRRFENDKTSEVQCQVDKMVVAIDENGEKLYNNNLIRDLLLRVLFAGHSTPAIAAFWALLHISQNPHVFQKAKEEQESIIRQRPSNKKGLTLNEIKQMKYLTKVINEVLRRNTITPTNFREAKTDVNINGYFIPKGWTIQIWNIAVHMDPQIYSNPQEFNPSRWENYTPKPGTFIPFGLGSRFCPGSELARLEITILLHHFILNYKMEGVNLESYITQMPSPRPENCLCKIIRLS comes from the exons ATGCAGGTTTGGAGCTTCACAAGCTATTCGAGGATGGAAATGATAAGTGTTTGTGTAATTATTGGAGTTGTCTTAGGAGTTTCTTTGTTGGTGTTTAGGCGACTCAATGAATTATGGTATTCGGTTAAGTTAGGAGGAAGAGCTTACAAGTCTCTTCCTCCTGGTGACTTGGGATGGCCTGTTATTGGCTCTTCCTTCTCCTCTTACAAAACATTCATGGTTCAAGAAGATCCAATCTCTTTTATTCAATCTCTTCACTCAAG ATATGGAGAAGGGGGAATATATAAAACTCACCTTTATGGAAAGCCAACAGTGATTGCCACAGATCCAGAAATATGTCGACGGATATACTTAGACGAAGCAAAGTTCAAACAACATAATCCAGAGTCGGTGAAAATCCTAGAAGGATCAAGTGGTGATTTCTCAAAGATGGATCACAAAATTGCATATAAAGTAGTGGCAACACCCATGAATGGGTCTGAGGTATTATCTAACTATGTGGATTTCATTGAGGAAGTAATAGCGAAAGGGTTGGAGGAATGGAGTAGCATGTTGAGAGAGCCTATTAAATTGTTGGATGAAATTGGAAGTCTCTTTTTCAAAGTCATTACAAAAGTTTTCTTAGGGTCTCGACTTGATGCCAAAACCATGGTAGAGCTTCATGCATTGTACAAAGAATTGAGTTTTGCAATGGTCATGTCCACTTTCCCTTATGACTTCCCTGGATTCACTTTTCACCAAGCATTCAAG GCAAGAAAGAAGATAGAGAATATCATTCAAGGTGTGGTTGAGGAGAAAAGATCAAGAAGAtttgaaaatgataaaacaagtGAAGTGCAATGTCAAGTGGACAAAATGGTTGTAGCCATTGATGAGAATGgggaaaaattatataataacaATCTCATCAGAGATTTGCTTCTTCGGGTATTATTCGCTGGTCATAGTACTCCTGCCATTGCTGCTTTTTGGGCTCTGCTACATATCTCACAAAACCCTCATGTTTTCCAGAAGGCCAAG GAAGAGCAAGAGTCGATCATAAGACAAAGACCATCTAATAAAAAAGGCTTAACTCTTAACGAAATCAAACAAATGAAATATCTCACAAAG GTCATTAACGAAGTTTTGAGAAGAAATACAATTACTCCCACAAATTTTCGTGAGGCAAAAACAGATGTAAACATCAATG GTTATTTTATTCCAAAAGGATGGACGATACAAATTTGGAACATAGCTGTTCATATGGACCCTCAAATTTATTCTAATCCACAAGAATTTAATCCTTCAAGATGGGAA AATTATACACCAAAGCCAGGAACCTTCATCCCTTTTGGACTTGGAAGTAGGTTTTGTCCTGGAAGTGAACTTGCAAGGCTTGAGATTACTATTCTACTTCATCATTTCATCCTCAATTAcaa AATGGAGGGTGTCAATCTTGAAAGCTACATCACTCAAATGCCTTCCCCTCGGCCAGAAAATTGCCTTTGCAAAATTATTAGGCTGTCGTAG